In Ruania alkalisoli, the DNA window CTGAACGAGGTGGAGGAGATCGCCGAACGCACCACGATCATCCGGGACGGTCGCACGATCGAGACGATCGACATGTCTGAAGCCGGCGCCACCCAGGAACGCATCATCCGCGGGATGGTCGGCCGCGACCTCTCCCATCGCTTCCCCGAGCGTGACCACGCCATCGGTGATGAGGTGTTCCGTGTGGAGCACTGGACAGTCCACCACCCCACCCAGACCGGCCGGATCGTCGTCGACGACGCCAGCCTCAGCGTCCGGGCCGGAGAGGTGGTCGGTATCGCGGGCCTCATGGGTGCCGGACGCACCGAGCTTGCCATGAGCATCTTCGGCCGCTCGTACGGGCGGGACGTCAGCGGGCAGGCGTACATGCACGGCAAGCCCGTCTCGACGGCGAGCGTCCCCGAGGCGATTCGGCACGGTATCGCGTATGCGACGGAAGATCGCAAGGTGTACGGGCTCAACCTGATCCAGGACGTCCGCAAGAACATCTCTGCCGCCGGCCTACGCCAACTGTCCTCCCGAGGGTGGGTGAACGGCAATAAGGAACTCGAGGTGGCTGAGAAGTACCGCGCGGACCTGAACATCAAGGCGCCCAGCGTGCTCTCCGTCGTCGGGCAGCTCTCCGGCGGGAACCAGCAGAAGGTCGTCCTCAGCAAGTGGATCTACACCGATCCGGACGTGCTGATCCTCGACGAACCCACCCGGGGGATCGACGTCGGCGCCAAGTATGAGATCTACACCATCATCAATCGGATGGTCGCAGCGGGGAAGGCGGTCATCGTCATCTCCTCCGAGCTACCCGAACTGCTGGGCATCTGCGACCGCATCTATACCCTCGCCTTCGGCCGGATCACCGGTGAGGTACCGATCGCCGAGGCCACCCAGGAGAACCTCATGCACCTGATGACCACGGAGAAGGAGCTGGTCTCATGACCGGGATCGCCAACATCTGGGAGCTCGCGTCCCGGAACATGCGCCAGAGCGGCATCGTGGTGGCGTTCGTGGCCATCGTCGCACTCTTCAGCCTGCTCAATCCGACGTTCCTCTCCCCCGGGAACATCACGAACATCGTGTTGCAGTACTCCTACATCCTCATCCTGGCGATCGGGATGGTGATCGTGATCATCGGTGGTCACATCGACTTGTCGGTCGGGTCGTTGGTGGCGCTGACCGGGTCGGTGGCAGCCGTGCTGGTCATCAAAGGTGGACAGCCCTGGTGGGTGGGAGTGATCGCCGCTCTTGTCGTCGGTCTGCTCGCCGGAGTCTGGCAGGGGTTCTGGGTCGCCTACGTCGGGATCCCCGCCTTCATCGTCACCCTCGCCGGGATGCTGCTGTTCCGCGGCTTGACCTGGATCGTGCTGGAGAGCATCTCCCTCTCGCCGTTCGGCGGGCCGTACTATCAGATCGCCAACGGGTTCCAGAACGGATTGCTCGGCGGGATGGGATTCGACGTCTTCACGTTGCTGATCTTCGCGTTCGGCGTCGTCGGATACGCCGTGCTGCAGTGGCGCTCCCGCCTGGCCAAGCTGCGCTACCAGCAAGCAGTGGAGGCACTGCCGTTCTTCGTCGCGAAGATCGTGCTGGTGGCAGCGGTCGTGATGTGGTTCGCCTGGCAGCTCGCGAACAGCCGGGGACTGCCGAACGTGCTGATCCTGCTCGCGATCCTCATCATCGCCTACAGCCTCATCACCCAACGCTCTGTCTTCGGACGGCACGTGTACGCCATCGGTGGCAACCTCCACGCTGCGCAGCTGTCCGGCGTCAAGGTGAAGAAGGTCAACTTCTGGATCTTCGTCAACATGGGCTTCCTGGCCGCCGTCGCCGGTGTGGTGTACTCCGCCCGGATGAACGGTGCTCAACCCTCGGCGGGAGA includes these proteins:
- the mmsA gene encoding multiple monosaccharide ABC transporter ATP-binding protein; the protein is MTQSILEMREITKAFPGVKALQQVSLTVTAGEIHAICGENGAGKSTLMKVLSGVYPHGSYDGEIVLDGESVAFGSINDSEARGIVIIHQELALIPHLSVAENIFLGNERRGPLGLVDWNRANSEAAELLAQVGLHENPTTPISALGVGKQQLIEIAKALSKNVRILILDEPTAALNDNDSEHLLHLLRTLQERGITSIIISHKLNEVEEIAERTTIIRDGRTIETIDMSEAGATQERIIRGMVGRDLSHRFPERDHAIGDEVFRVEHWTVHHPTQTGRIVVDDASLSVRAGEVVGIAGLMGAGRTELAMSIFGRSYGRDVSGQAYMHGKPVSTASVPEAIRHGIAYATEDRKVYGLNLIQDVRKNISAAGLRQLSSRGWVNGNKELEVAEKYRADLNIKAPSVLSVVGQLSGGNQQKVVLSKWIYTDPDVLILDEPTRGIDVGAKYEIYTIINRMVAAGKAVIVISSELPELLGICDRIYTLAFGRITGEVPIAEATQENLMHLMTTEKELVS
- the mmsB gene encoding multiple monosaccharide ABC transporter permease; this translates as MTGIANIWELASRNMRQSGIVVAFVAIVALFSLLNPTFLSPGNITNIVLQYSYILILAIGMVIVIIGGHIDLSVGSLVALTGSVAAVLVIKGGQPWWVGVIAALVVGLLAGVWQGFWVAYVGIPAFIVTLAGMLLFRGLTWIVLESISLSPFGGPYYQIANGFQNGLLGGMGFDVFTLLIFAFGVVGYAVLQWRSRLAKLRYQQAVEALPFFVAKIVLVAAVVMWFAWQLANSRGLPNVLILLAILIIAYSLITQRSVFGRHVYAIGGNLHAAQLSGVKVKKVNFWIFVNMGFLAAVAGVVYSARMNGAQPSAGEMFELDAIAACFIGGAAVTGGVGRVTGAIVGGLIMAVMSNGMQLMGVDQSVQQVVKGLVLLLAVAFDVYNKKRASTAR